The genomic region GGTCCCGGATATGGTGGCTTTGGAGGTGGTCCTGGATATGGTGGCTTTGGTGGAGGCCCTGGATATGGTGGTTTTGGCGGTGGACCCGGTTATGGTGGTTACGGTGGAGGTCCTGGATACGGCGGCTTTGGAGGAGGTCCAGGATATGGTGGTTATGGCGGAAGTTATAGTAGTTCTAGTGCATCTGCAAGCGCAAGCTCCGGTGGCTACTTTGGATAAGAAATTTCCATAAAAGTGGCATTAATtatagtatttattattttgcaattctttaattataataaaaatttaatttaatttaaatcacAAAATAGTTTCCAAAACTTGATTTCGTGAAAGGCTCTAATAACACCTGATCCGTTGAGGTGACGTATTTATATAATAGTGCTTTTAAAGACTAACTAAAATTATTAGCGCTGCGAAAGCCAGACTTAGTAGTTGTGTGAATCCAAACTGAATAGAAGCGGTGTCTTCTGCAACATTTCGAAAACGGACTTAAAGCTTTAACCGTTAATATATGTTGTCagtaaattgtaataattacaatatttgGATAATACTATGTGaacgattttaataaaattgtaaattttttaatatattcaggCTTTGGAATACCTCAGCCAGATAAGAGACTAATCGAATAAAAGCTCTTGCTTTAGCGAAGAAACGGAGTGAAAAGtgacatattttcaaattcaaaaatacgAACGACTTTGGCAAGGTATTGAAATATTGGTCCACAAAATGTTTGGAAATTTGTTTAAGGCTATGGGAAT from Bactrocera tryoni isolate S06 chromosome 3, CSIRO_BtryS06_freeze2, whole genome shotgun sequence harbors:
- the LOC120770206 gene encoding keratin-associated protein 19-2-like; translation: MKFIAALCLALSLCVVVCHAAPVERETLLSIEDAQPVVIAVEGQAQPLIRVARHGHRGFGGYGGYGGYGGGPGYGGFGGGPGYGGFGGGPGYGGFGGGPGYGGYGGGPGYGGFGGGPGYGGYGGSYSSSSASASASSGGYFG